A genomic stretch from Pseudomonas alkylphenolica includes:
- a CDS encoding DUF4870 domain-containing protein, which produces MTEQPLQLPTPNAEIRQWAMFCHLAALLGLVVPFGNLLGPLVMWIWKKDLDPFIDAQGKEALNFQLTVFLASIICFALMFVLVGIVLFGMLMVAVLVLTIVAGVKANDGQPYRYPLTWRPIK; this is translated from the coding sequence ATGACCGAGCAACCGTTACAGTTGCCCACCCCCAATGCCGAGATTCGACAGTGGGCGATGTTCTGTCACCTGGCCGCCCTGCTGGGGCTGGTGGTGCCGTTTGGCAACCTGCTGGGTCCGCTGGTGATGTGGATCTGGAAAAAGGACCTGGACCCGTTCATCGATGCCCAGGGCAAGGAAGCGCTGAATTTTCAGCTCACCGTGTTCCTGGCCTCGATCATCTGCTTTGCGCTGATGTTCGTGCTGGTGGGGATCGTGTTGTTCGGCATGTTGATGGTTGCCGTGCTGGTTCTCACGATCGTTGCCGGGGTCAAGGCCAATGACGGGCAGCCCTATCGCTACCCCTTAACTTGGCGGCCGATCAAATAG
- a CDS encoding YicC/YloC family endoribonuclease → MVHSMTAFARVERAGSQGTLIWELRSVNHRYLEPHLRLPEALRDLEGAVREALRQGLSRGKVECTLRFNEENAGKPLQVDRERAAQLVAAAETVASLIKQPAPLNPLEVLAWPGVLVADASDPQALNHEALELFEEALKELKNGRNREGTELARLIHERLDGMASEVTTLRALVPQMLAAQRQKILDRFTDMQAELDPQRLEQEMVLLAQKSDVAEELDRLSTHINEVRRVLKSGGAAGRRLDFLMQELNREANTLGSKAFDPRSTQSAVNLKVLIEQMREQVQNIE, encoded by the coding sequence ATGGTGCACAGCATGACCGCTTTTGCTCGTGTCGAGCGCGCCGGTAGCCAGGGCACCCTGATCTGGGAACTACGCTCGGTCAACCATCGCTACCTGGAGCCGCACCTGCGTTTGCCCGAAGCGCTGCGCGACCTCGAAGGTGCAGTGCGTGAAGCGCTGCGCCAGGGTCTGTCGCGGGGCAAGGTCGAATGCACCTTGCGCTTCAACGAAGAGAACGCCGGCAAGCCCTTGCAGGTCGACCGCGAGCGCGCTGCGCAACTGGTCGCCGCCGCCGAGACCGTGGCCAGCCTGATCAAGCAGCCGGCACCGCTGAACCCGCTGGAAGTGCTGGCCTGGCCAGGCGTGCTGGTCGCTGATGCCAGCGATCCACAGGCGCTGAACCACGAAGCGCTGGAGCTGTTCGAAGAGGCTCTCAAGGAGCTCAAGAACGGCCGCAACCGCGAGGGTACCGAACTGGCCCGCCTGATCCACGAGCGCCTCGACGGCATGGCCAGCGAAGTCACCACCCTGCGCGCCCTGGTGCCGCAGATGCTGGCAGCCCAGCGGCAGAAGATTCTCGACCGTTTCACCGACATGCAGGCCGAACTCGACCCGCAGCGCCTGGAGCAGGAAATGGTCCTGCTGGCGCAAAAGAGCGACGTCGCTGAAGAGCTCGACCGCCTGAGCACCCACATCAACGAAGTACGCCGGGTGCTCAAGTCCGGCGGCGCCGCTGGCCGACGCCTGGACTTCCTGATGCAGGAGCTCAATCGCGAAGCCAACACCCTGGGCTCCAAAGCCTTCGACCCACGCAGCACCCAGTCCGCGGTCAACCTCAAGGTACTGATCGAGCAGATGCGTGAACAAGTACAGAACATTGAGTAA
- the dut gene encoding dUTP diphosphatase — protein MHALQAKILDPRIGGEFPLPQYATPGSAGLDLRAMLKEDTVLEPGQTVLIPTGLSVYIGDPGLAALILPRSGLGHKHGIVLGNLVGLIDSDYQGELMVSCWNRGQTPFTIAIGERIAQLVLVPVVQAHFDIVEAFDESQRGTGGFGHSGSN, from the coding sequence ATGCACGCTCTACAAGCCAAGATTCTCGATCCACGCATCGGCGGCGAATTCCCGCTGCCGCAGTACGCTACTCCAGGCTCCGCCGGTCTTGACCTGCGCGCCATGCTCAAAGAAGACACCGTGCTGGAGCCGGGGCAGACGGTACTGATCCCTACCGGCCTTTCGGTCTACATCGGCGACCCGGGCCTTGCCGCACTGATCCTGCCGCGCTCGGGCCTGGGCCACAAGCACGGCATCGTACTGGGTAACCTGGTCGGCCTGATCGACTCCGACTACCAGGGCGAACTGATGGTTTCCTGCTGGAACCGCGGCCAGACCCCGTTCACCATCGCCATCGGCGAGCGCATTGCACAACTGGTCCTGGTACCTGTGGTGCAGGCTCATTTCGACATCGTCGAAGCTTTCGACGAGAGCCAGCGTGGCACTGGTGGCTTCGGTCATTCCGGCAGCAATTGA
- the argB gene encoding acetylglutamate kinase → MTLDRDAATHVAQVLSEALPYIRRFVGKTLVIKYGGNAMESEELKTGFARDVVLMKAVGINPVVVHGGGPQIGDLLKRLSIESHFIDGMRVTDAQTMDVVEMVLGGQVNKDIVNLINSHGGSAIGLTGKDAQLIRAKKLTVTRQTPEMTTPEIIDIGHVGEVTSVNTDLLNMLVKGDFIPVIAPIGVGANGESYNINADLVAGKVAEALKAEKLMLLTNIAGLMDKQGTVLTGLTTEQVNELIADGTIYGGMLPKIRCALEAVQGGVNSSHIIDGRVPNAVLLEIFTDSGVGTLITNHKPR, encoded by the coding sequence ATGACCCTCGATCGCGATGCCGCCACCCATGTCGCCCAGGTTTTGTCCGAAGCGCTGCCTTACATCCGCCGTTTTGTCGGCAAGACCCTGGTGATCAAATACGGCGGCAACGCGATGGAGAGCGAAGAGCTCAAAACCGGTTTTGCCCGCGATGTGGTGCTGATGAAAGCCGTCGGCATCAACCCGGTGGTCGTGCATGGCGGCGGCCCGCAGATCGGTGATCTGCTCAAGCGTCTGTCAATCGAAAGCCACTTCATCGATGGCATGCGCGTCACCGACGCACAGACCATGGACGTGGTCGAGATGGTCCTCGGCGGCCAGGTGAACAAGGACATCGTCAACCTGATCAACAGCCATGGCGGCAGCGCCATTGGCCTGACCGGTAAAGACGCCCAGCTGATCCGTGCGAAAAAACTGACCGTTACCCGCCAGACGCCAGAGATGACCACCCCGGAAATCATCGATATCGGTCATGTCGGCGAAGTCACCAGCGTCAACACCGACCTGCTGAACATGCTGGTCAAAGGTGACTTCATCCCGGTCATCGCGCCGATCGGCGTCGGTGCCAACGGCGAGTCGTACAACATCAACGCCGATCTGGTCGCAGGCAAGGTGGCCGAAGCGCTGAAGGCTGAAAAGCTGATGCTGCTGACCAACATCGCCGGCCTGATGGACAAGCAAGGCACCGTGCTCACCGGCCTGACCACCGAGCAGGTCAACGAGCTGATCGCTGACGGCACCATCTACGGCGGCATGCTGCCGAAGATCCGCTGCGCACTGGAAGCAGTACAGGGCGGCGTCAACAGCTCGCACATCATCGACGGCCGGGTGCCGAATGCGGTGCTGCTGGAGATCTTTACTGACAGTGGTGTTGGTACTTTGATCACCAATCATAAGCCTCGTTAA
- the gmk gene encoding guanylate kinase, giving the protein MNHSSGTLYIVSAPSGAGKTSLVKALIDADNSIQVSVSHTTRAMRPGEVHSVNYHFVEHAEFKLMIEQGDFLEQAEVFGNFYGTSRSALQQTLDQGHDLILEIDWQGAQQVRKLMPEARSIFILPPTQEALRQRLTNRGQDSDEIIEGRMREAVSEMSHYDEYDFVIINDDFATALEDLKAVFRANRLLQANQQQRHGQLLKQLLA; this is encoded by the coding sequence ATGAATCACAGCAGCGGCACCCTTTATATCGTTTCCGCCCCGTCCGGCGCCGGCAAGACCAGCCTGGTCAAGGCCCTGATCGACGCCGACAACAGCATCCAGGTGTCGGTCTCGCACACCACCCGGGCCATGCGCCCGGGCGAAGTGCACAGCGTGAACTACCACTTCGTCGAGCACGCCGAGTTCAAGCTGATGATCGAGCAAGGCGACTTCCTCGAACAGGCCGAAGTGTTCGGTAACTTCTACGGGACATCGCGCAGCGCGCTGCAGCAGACGCTCGACCAGGGCCACGACCTGATCCTGGAAATCGACTGGCAAGGTGCCCAGCAGGTGCGCAAGCTGATGCCTGAGGCGCGTTCGATCTTCATCCTGCCGCCGACCCAGGAAGCCCTGCGCCAGCGCCTGACCAACCGTGGCCAGGACAGCGATGAGATCATCGAGGGACGTATGCGTGAAGCGGTCAGCGAGATGAGTCACTACGACGAGTATGACTTCGTCATCATCAACGATGACTTCGCCACTGCGCTGGAAGACCTCAAGGCGGTGTTCCGCGCCAACCGCTTGCTGCAGGCTAACCAGCAGCAGCGTCATGGCCAGTTGCTCAAGCAATTGCTTGCCTGA
- a CDS encoding exodeoxyribonuclease III, whose protein sequence is MRIISVNVNGIQAAVERGLLSWLQAQNADVICLQDTRASAFELDDPAFQLDGYFLYACDAEVPAQGGVALYSRLQPKAVISGLGFETADRYGRYLQADFDKVSIATLLLPSGMNGDEDLNQKFKLMDDFAKYLDKQRRKRREYIYCGSLYVAQQKLDVKNWRDGQQSPGFLAPERAWMDTVVGDMGYVDALREVSREGDQYSWWPDNEQAEMLNLGWRFDYQLLTPGLRRFVRSARLPRQPRFSQHAPLIVDYDWTLTI, encoded by the coding sequence ATGCGGATCATCAGTGTGAACGTTAATGGCATTCAGGCTGCCGTTGAGCGTGGTTTGCTCAGCTGGCTACAAGCCCAGAATGCTGACGTCATCTGCCTTCAGGATACCCGCGCCTCGGCCTTTGAACTCGACGACCCAGCTTTCCAGCTTGATGGCTACTTCCTTTATGCCTGCGACGCAGAAGTTCCCGCCCAAGGCGGCGTGGCGCTTTATTCGCGGTTGCAGCCCAAGGCAGTCATCAGCGGCCTGGGCTTCGAGACAGCCGACCGCTACGGACGTTACCTGCAGGCCGATTTCGACAAGGTAAGCATCGCAACGCTGCTGCTGCCTTCGGGAATGAACGGCGACGAAGACTTGAACCAGAAGTTCAAGTTGATGGACGACTTCGCCAAGTACCTGGACAAGCAGCGACGCAAACGTCGCGAGTACATCTATTGCGGCTCGTTGTACGTGGCGCAGCAGAAGCTCGACGTCAAGAACTGGCGCGATGGCCAGCAGTCGCCGGGCTTCCTGGCGCCGGAGCGGGCCTGGATGGACACCGTCGTCGGTGACATGGGTTATGTCGACGCCCTGCGCGAAGTCAGCCGTGAAGGCGACCAGTACAGCTGGTGGCCGGACAACGAACAGGCCGAGATGCTCAACCTGGGCTGGCGTTTCGACTACCAGCTGCTGACCCCGGGCCTGCGCCGCTTCGTACGAAGCGCACGCCTGCCGCGTCAACCGCGCTTCTCCCAGCACGCGCCACTGATCGTGGACTACGACTGGACGCTGACGATCTGA
- the radC gene encoding RadC family protein, protein MSIRDWPAAERPREKLLERGAASLSDAELLAVFLRTGVAGKSAVDLARHLLEKFGGLRQLLEADMPIFLAEMGLGPAKYTQLQAVMEIGRRHLAETIARDSVIQSPRAVRRYLKSMLRHEQSEAFGCLFLDTKHRPLGFEVLFRGTIDSASVYPREVVRRSLAKNAAALILCHNHPSGIPEPSQADLHMTLRLKDALSLVEVRVLDHIIVGDGEPLSMVEQGWFAA, encoded by the coding sequence ATGAGTATCAGGGATTGGCCTGCGGCGGAACGGCCGCGGGAAAAGTTGCTGGAGCGTGGGGCCGCAAGCCTTTCAGACGCAGAATTGCTGGCGGTTTTCTTGCGCACCGGGGTTGCGGGTAAAAGCGCTGTCGATCTTGCCCGTCATCTATTGGAAAAATTTGGTGGATTGAGGCAGTTGCTCGAAGCGGACATGCCGATTTTTCTTGCCGAAATGGGACTGGGGCCCGCCAAGTACACACAGTTACAGGCTGTTATGGAGATCGGGCGAAGGCACTTGGCTGAAACCATAGCGCGAGACTCCGTCATACAAAGTCCGAGAGCCGTACGACGGTATTTGAAGTCGATGCTGCGTCATGAGCAAAGTGAGGCTTTTGGTTGCCTGTTTCTTGATACCAAGCACCGTCCGTTGGGGTTTGAGGTGCTGTTTAGAGGAACAATCGATAGTGCCAGCGTTTATCCGCGAGAGGTCGTCAGGCGATCTTTGGCCAAAAATGCGGCAGCCCTGATCTTGTGTCACAACCATCCTTCCGGCATACCAGAGCCCAGCCAGGCAGACCTGCACATGACGCTGCGGCTCAAAGATGCCCTGAGTCTGGTTGAAGTGCGTGTGCTTGACCACATCATCGTCGGCGATGGCGAGCCCCTGTCGATGGTCGAGCAGGGGTGGTTCGCGGCGTGA
- the rph gene encoding ribonuclease PH has product MKRPSGRAADQLRSIRITRNYTKHAEGSVLVEFGDTKVVCTVSVENSVPRFLKGQGQGWLTAEYGMLPRSTGERNQREAARGKQGGRTLEIQRLIGRSLRAALDMKKLGDITLYVDCDVIQADGGTRTASITGAMVALVDALRVVKKRGGLKGGDPLKHMIAAVSVGMYQGEAVLDLDYLEDSAAETDLNVVMTSQGGFIEVQGTAEGAPFQPEELNAMLALAQKGMVDLFELQQASLAD; this is encoded by the coding sequence ATGAAACGTCCAAGTGGTCGCGCTGCCGATCAGCTCCGCTCGATCCGCATCACCCGCAACTACACCAAACACGCCGAGGGATCAGTACTGGTCGAGTTCGGTGACACCAAAGTCGTCTGCACTGTCAGCGTCGAGAACAGTGTGCCGCGCTTCCTCAAAGGTCAGGGCCAAGGCTGGCTGACCGCCGAGTACGGCATGCTGCCGCGCTCCACCGGCGAGCGTAACCAGCGTGAAGCCGCTCGCGGCAAGCAGGGTGGCCGTACCCTCGAAATCCAGCGCCTGATCGGCCGTTCGCTGCGCGCCGCGCTGGACATGAAAAAACTCGGCGACATCACCCTGTATGTCGACTGTGACGTGATCCAGGCCGATGGCGGTACCCGCACTGCCTCGATCACCGGTGCCATGGTTGCCCTGGTCGATGCCCTGCGCGTGGTCAAGAAACGTGGCGGCCTGAAAGGCGGCGACCCGCTCAAGCACATGATCGCTGCCGTTTCGGTTGGTATGTACCAGGGCGAAGCAGTGCTCGACCTGGACTACCTGGAAGACTCGGCTGCCGAGACTGACCTGAACGTGGTCATGACCAGCCAGGGTGGCTTCATCGAAGTCCAGGGCACTGCCGAAGGCGCGCCGTTCCAGCCGGAAGAGCTCAACGCCATGCTGGCGCTGGCGCAGAAAGGCATGGTTGATCTGTTCGAACTGCAGCAAGCCTCGCTGGCTGACTGA
- the coaBC gene encoding bifunctional phosphopantothenoylcysteine decarboxylase/phosphopantothenate--cysteine ligase CoaBC, with protein sequence MQRLYRKRIVLGVGGGIAAYKSAELVRRLLEHGAQVRVVMTRGGAEFITPLTLQALSGHPVHMDLLDPAAEAAMGHIELAKWADLVLIAPATADLLARMAQGVADDLLTTLVLATDATVAVAPAMNQAMWRDPATQANLELLQSRDIKVFGPASGSQACGDVGLGRMLEATDLAWCAAESFKRESLTGKHIVITAGPTQENIDPVRYITNHSSGKMGFALAEAAVEAGAKVTLISGPVHLPTPDRVTRIDVVSARDMLAACEAAMPCDIFIASAAVADYRPEVVAPQKLKKDPTTGDGLLLQMVRNPDILASIATRPDRPFSVGFAAETEHLLDYAARKLKDKNLDLIVANDVANPSIGFNSEENACSVIDRQLHETLFAQTSKGKIARQLVAFIAERLNQV encoded by the coding sequence ATGCAGCGGCTGTATCGTAAGCGCATCGTTCTCGGCGTCGGCGGCGGCATCGCCGCCTACAAGAGTGCCGAACTGGTCCGCCGACTCCTGGAACACGGTGCGCAGGTGCGTGTCGTCATGACCCGCGGCGGCGCGGAGTTCATCACCCCGCTCACCCTGCAAGCACTCTCCGGTCACCCGGTGCACATGGATCTATTGGACCCTGCTGCCGAAGCGGCGATGGGCCATATCGAACTGGCCAAGTGGGCCGATCTGGTACTGATTGCCCCGGCCACCGCCGACCTGCTGGCGCGTATGGCCCAGGGCGTCGCCGACGACCTGCTGACCACCCTGGTGCTGGCCACCGACGCTACCGTGGCCGTCGCGCCGGCGATGAACCAGGCCATGTGGCGCGACCCGGCCACCCAGGCCAACCTCGAACTGCTGCAAAGCCGCGACATCAAGGTGTTCGGCCCGGCCTCCGGCAGTCAGGCCTGTGGCGATGTTGGCCTCGGCCGCATGCTCGAGGCCACCGACCTGGCCTGGTGCGCTGCCGAAAGCTTCAAGCGCGAATCGCTGACCGGCAAACACATCGTGATCACTGCCGGACCGACCCAGGAAAACATCGATCCGGTGCGCTACATCACCAACCACAGTTCCGGGAAAATGGGCTTTGCCCTGGCCGAAGCGGCTGTGGAAGCCGGCGCCAAGGTGACCCTGATCAGTGGCCCGGTGCACCTGCCAACGCCCGACCGGGTTACCCGTATCGACGTGGTCAGCGCCCGCGACATGCTCGCGGCCTGCGAAGCGGCGATGCCCTGCGACATTTTCATCGCCTCGGCCGCAGTCGCAGACTACCGCCCAGAGGTGGTTGCACCGCAGAAACTCAAGAAAGACCCTACGACAGGTGACGGCCTGCTGCTGCAGATGGTCCGCAACCCGGACATTCTCGCCAGCATCGCCACCCGCCCCGATCGCCCGTTCAGCGTCGGCTTCGCTGCCGAGACCGAACACCTGCTCGACTACGCTGCGCGCAAACTCAAAGACAAGAACCTCGACCTGATTGTCGCCAACGATGTGGCCAACCCCAGCATCGGCTTCAACAGCGAGGAAAACGCCTGCAGCGTGATCGATCGCCAGCTTCACGAAACACTCTTCGCACAGACCAGCAAGGGCAAGATCGCCCGTCAGCTGGTCGCTTTCATCGCCGAACGTCTCAACCAGGTTTAA
- the pyrE gene encoding orotate phosphoribosyltransferase, producing the protein MQPYQRDFIRFAIDRGVLRFGEFTLKSGRTSPYFFNAGLFNSGSALAQLGRFYAAAIVDSKIPFDVLFGPAYKGIPLAAATAVALAEHHDLDLPWCFNRKEAKAHGEGGSLVGAPLTGDVLIIDDVITAGTAIREVMQIIQGQQAKAAGVLIALNRQERGNGELSAIQEVERDFGIPVVSIVSLTQVLEFLADDPALKQHLPAVEAYRAQYGI; encoded by the coding sequence ATGCAGCCGTATCAGCGCGACTTCATTCGTTTTGCCATCGACCGCGGGGTTCTGCGCTTCGGTGAATTCACCCTCAAATCCGGGCGCACCAGCCCGTATTTCTTCAATGCCGGCCTGTTCAACAGTGGTTCGGCCCTGGCTCAGCTCGGGCGTTTCTATGCAGCGGCGATCGTCGACAGCAAGATTCCGTTCGATGTGCTGTTCGGCCCGGCCTACAAGGGTATCCCCCTGGCGGCAGCCACTGCCGTGGCGCTGGCCGAGCATCATGACCTCGACCTGCCATGGTGCTTCAACCGTAAAGAAGCCAAGGCACACGGCGAAGGTGGCAGCCTGGTCGGCGCACCGCTGACCGGCGACGTGCTGATCATCGACGACGTGATCACCGCTGGCACCGCGATCCGCGAAGTCATGCAGATCATCCAGGGTCAGCAGGCCAAGGCTGCTGGTGTCCTGATCGCGTTGAACCGCCAGGAACGCGGTAACGGCGAGCTGTCGGCGATCCAGGAAGTGGAGCGCGACTTCGGTATTCCGGTGGTCAGCATCGTTTCGCTGACCCAGGTGCTGGAGTTCCTCGCTGATGACCCGGCGCTCAAGCAGCATTTGCCGGCCGTTGAGGCGTATCGGGCCCAGTACGGGATCTGA